The proteins below come from a single Mycobacterium parmense genomic window:
- a CDS encoding cytochrome c biogenesis protein DipZ — MLTIALIGFLGGLITGISPCIVPVLPVVFFSGVHTSRETSAARPYLVIAGLVCSFSVVTLAGSALLSALHLPQDAIRWAALVALTLIGLGLIFPPLQHLIERPFSRLPQRQFSPGSSGFVLGLTLGALYVPCAGPVLAAIVVAGGTASLGAPIIVLTGMFSLGTALPLLAFALAGRGVAGRVTAFRRRQRLIQAAAGVTMIVLAVALVFNLPATLQRAIPDYTAAMQKQIGANDIERKLHPGAAKGQLADCTEGAAQLQECGPAPAIGGITEWLNTPGGRPVDLASLRGKVVLIDFWAYSCINCQRAIPHVVDWYNRYRDSGFIAIGVHTPEYAFERVPANVASGAAALHITYPVALDNDYTTWNKYQNLYWPAEYLIDADGVVRHTKFGEGDYDGTEKLIRQLLVDANPNLHLPAAVNGVDTTPRSKLTPETYLGVDRASNYAGNVPYQAGTATFDYPASVPADRFALRGQWTLDDQGATAAGDDAAIRLNYTGKDVYAVVGGTGTITVTRGGNTTTTVVGGAPTLHQIVADPTARRDQLDMRVSKGLQVFSFTFG; from the coding sequence ATGCTCACCATCGCGCTGATCGGGTTCCTCGGCGGCCTGATCACCGGCATCTCGCCGTGCATCGTCCCGGTGCTGCCGGTGGTGTTCTTCTCCGGTGTGCACACTTCGCGCGAAACCTCCGCCGCCCGGCCGTATCTGGTGATCGCGGGCCTGGTCTGCAGCTTCAGCGTGGTGACCCTGGCCGGTTCCGCCCTGCTCTCGGCTCTCCACCTGCCGCAGGACGCGATCCGCTGGGCCGCGCTGGTGGCGCTCACGCTCATCGGCCTGGGCTTGATCTTCCCGCCCCTGCAGCACCTGATCGAGCGGCCCTTCTCCCGACTTCCGCAGCGCCAATTCTCGCCCGGCAGTAGCGGGTTCGTTCTGGGGCTGACGCTGGGTGCGCTGTATGTGCCGTGCGCGGGACCGGTGCTGGCCGCCATCGTGGTGGCGGGCGGCACCGCGTCCCTCGGCGCGCCGATCATCGTGCTGACCGGGATGTTCTCGCTCGGTACCGCCCTGCCGCTGCTGGCGTTCGCTCTGGCCGGGCGGGGCGTGGCCGGGCGGGTCACGGCGTTCCGCCGCCGGCAGCGGCTGATCCAGGCCGCCGCGGGCGTCACGATGATCGTGCTCGCCGTCGCGCTGGTGTTCAACCTGCCCGCCACGCTGCAGCGCGCCATCCCCGACTACACCGCCGCCATGCAAAAACAGATCGGGGCCAACGACATTGAGCGCAAGCTGCATCCCGGCGCGGCGAAGGGCCAGCTCGCCGACTGCACCGAGGGCGCCGCGCAACTTCAGGAGTGCGGGCCCGCGCCGGCCATCGGCGGCATCACCGAATGGCTCAACACCCCGGGCGGAAGGCCTGTCGACCTGGCGTCGCTGCGCGGCAAGGTGGTGCTGATCGACTTCTGGGCGTACTCCTGCATCAACTGCCAGCGCGCCATCCCCCACGTCGTCGACTGGTACAACCGTTACCGCGACAGCGGTTTCATCGCCATCGGCGTGCACACCCCCGAGTACGCGTTCGAACGCGTCCCCGCCAACGTCGCCAGTGGCGCCGCGGCCCTGCACATCACCTACCCGGTTGCGCTGGACAACGACTACACGACGTGGAACAAGTACCAGAACCTGTACTGGCCGGCCGAATACCTGATCGACGCCGACGGGGTTGTCCGGCACACCAAGTTCGGCGAGGGCGACTACGACGGCACCGAAAAACTGATCCGCCAACTTCTGGTCGACGCCAACCCGAACCTCCATCTCCCCGCGGCGGTGAACGGGGTCGACACCACCCCGCGGAGCAAGCTCACCCCCGAGACGTATCTGGGCGTGGACAGGGCCTCCAACTACGCCGGCAACGTCCCGTACCAGGCCGGCACCGCCACCTTCGACTACCCGGCCAGCGTGCCCGCCGACCGGTTCGCCCTGCGGGGGCAATGGACCCTCGACGACCAGGGCGCCACGGCCGCCGGTGACGACGCCGCGATCCGGCTCAACTACACCGGCAAGGACGTCTACGCCGTCGTGGGCGGCACCGGCACCATCACGGTCACCCGGGGCGGCAACACGACGACGACGGTTGTCGGCGGGGCACCCACCCTGCACCAGATCGTGGCCGACCCCACCGCGCGCCGCGACCAGCTCGACATGCGGGTCAGCAAGGGCCTGCAGGTGTTCTCGTTCACGTTCGGCTAG
- a CDS encoding mycothiol transferase produces the protein MASTDEAVSELLRDAFTRLIEHVDELTDGLTDDVSNYRPTPGANSIAWLLWHSARVQDIQLAGVAGVEQVWLRDGWVDRFGLDLPRNDTGYGHGPEEVAKVRASADLLSGYYHAVHELTLEYVARVTADELARVVDTNWDPPVTASARLVSIIDDCAQHLGQAAYLRGIQ, from the coding sequence ATGGCCAGCACCGACGAAGCCGTGTCCGAACTGCTCCGCGACGCCTTCACCCGGCTGATCGAACACGTCGACGAGCTGACCGACGGGTTGACCGACGACGTCTCGAACTACCGGCCCACCCCCGGCGCGAACAGCATCGCCTGGCTGCTCTGGCACAGCGCGCGGGTGCAGGACATCCAGCTGGCCGGCGTGGCCGGCGTCGAGCAGGTGTGGCTGCGCGACGGCTGGGTGGATCGCTTCGGGCTGGACCTGCCGCGAAACGACACCGGCTACGGTCACGGCCCCGAGGAGGTGGCGAAGGTGCGGGCGTCCGCGGACTTGCTGTCCGGCTACTACCACGCGGTGCACGAGCTGACCCTCGAATACGTCGCCCGGGTGACCGCCGACGAGCTGGCCCGGGTCGTGGACACGAATTGGGACCCGCCGGTGACGGCCAGCGCGCGGCTGGTGAGCATCATCGACGACTGCGCCCAGCACCTCGGGCAGGCTGCCTACCTGCGGGGCATTCAGTAG
- a CDS encoding N-acyl-D-amino-acid deacylase family protein, producing the protein MSYDLVIRNGTIVDGLGGEPYVGDVAVAGGVIAEVGAAGSVDGSGAVREIDATGLLVTPGFVDLHTHYDGQSIWSERLTPSSAHGVTTVVMGNCGVGFAPCRQSDHDVLVDVMAGVEDIPGVVMTDGLPWTWETFPEYMDALEAGRRDIDVAVYLPHSPLRVYVMGRRGADREPATAEDLAKMRALAKEAIEVGALGFASSRLTIHKTESGSPIPSYDAAREEIEEIARGVVDGGGGLLQFVPDIPAGGYQPVLQTVFDVAEDVGLPVTFTLVVANSGDPTWEDAITMIEKANAAGGDITAQLLPRPIGLIIGLQLTANPFVLYPSYREIAHLPLAERVAEMRKPEVRARILADKPGQGHPILYVAQMWDWIFPLGDQPDYEPDPATSIGARARARGVHPMEEAYDRLLDDEGRAMLLVATSNLANNSLDTVGGLLHRDDVVLGLGDGGAHYGMICDASYSTYFLAHWARDRKSGRFTVPEAVRELTSVPARVAGLGDRGRIAVGYKADLNVIDHAALRLHKPIISFDLPAGGRRLDQTAEGYVATVVSGAVIAENGVPTGARPGKLVRGRQRIPVPAQ; encoded by the coding sequence ATGTCCTACGACCTCGTCATCCGCAACGGCACCATCGTCGACGGGCTGGGGGGTGAGCCGTACGTCGGCGATGTCGCGGTGGCAGGCGGCGTCATCGCGGAAGTGGGGGCGGCCGGCTCGGTCGACGGCTCCGGCGCCGTGCGGGAGATCGATGCGACGGGGCTGCTCGTGACGCCCGGATTCGTCGACCTGCACACCCACTACGACGGCCAGTCCATCTGGTCGGAACGCCTCACGCCGTCCTCGGCGCACGGGGTGACCACGGTGGTGATGGGCAACTGCGGCGTCGGATTCGCGCCGTGCCGCCAGTCCGACCACGACGTGCTCGTCGACGTTATGGCGGGGGTCGAGGACATTCCCGGCGTCGTCATGACCGACGGCCTGCCCTGGACGTGGGAGACCTTCCCCGAATACATGGACGCCCTGGAAGCGGGCCGGCGTGACATCGACGTCGCCGTCTACCTGCCGCACTCCCCGCTGCGGGTGTACGTGATGGGCCGGCGCGGCGCCGACCGCGAGCCGGCCACCGCCGAGGACCTGGCCAAGATGCGGGCACTGGCCAAGGAGGCCATCGAGGTCGGGGCGCTGGGATTCGCGTCGTCGCGGCTGACGATCCACAAGACCGAGAGCGGCTCACCGATCCCCAGCTACGACGCCGCCCGAGAGGAGATCGAGGAGATCGCCCGGGGCGTCGTGGACGGCGGCGGCGGGCTGCTGCAGTTCGTGCCCGACATCCCCGCCGGCGGCTACCAGCCCGTCCTGCAGACGGTGTTCGACGTCGCCGAGGACGTCGGACTGCCCGTCACCTTCACCCTGGTGGTCGCCAACTCCGGCGACCCCACCTGGGAAGACGCGATCACCATGATCGAGAAGGCGAATGCGGCGGGCGGAGACATCACCGCGCAGCTGCTGCCCCGCCCGATCGGTCTGATCATCGGGCTGCAGCTCACCGCCAACCCGTTCGTGCTCTACCCCAGCTACCGCGAGATTGCGCACCTGCCGCTGGCCGAACGCGTCGCCGAGATGCGCAAACCCGAGGTTCGCGCCCGCATCCTGGCCGACAAGCCCGGCCAGGGACACCCGATCCTCTACGTCGCCCAAATGTGGGATTGGATCTTCCCGCTGGGCGACCAGCCCGACTACGAGCCCGACCCGGCGACCAGCATCGGCGCCCGCGCCCGGGCCCGCGGGGTGCACCCGATGGAGGAGGCCTACGACCGCCTGCTCGACGACGAGGGCCGCGCCATGCTGCTGGTCGCCACCAGCAACCTCGCGAACAACTCGCTGGACACCGTCGGCGGGCTGCTGCACCGCGACGACGTGGTGCTCGGCCTCGGCGACGGCGGCGCCCACTACGGCATGATCTGCGACGCCAGCTACTCGACGTACTTCCTGGCGCACTGGGCGCGCGACCGCAAGAGCGGGCGGTTCACCGTGCCCGAGGCCGTCCGCGAACTCACTTCGGTGCCCGCCCGGGTGGCCGGGCTGGGCGACCGCGGCCGCATCGCCGTGGGCTACAAGGCCGACCTGAACGTCATCGACCACGCGGCGCTGCGGCTGCACAAGCCGATCATCAGCTTCGACCTGCCCGCCGGCGGCCGCCGGCTGGACCAGACGGCGGAAGGATACGTCGCGACGGTGGTGTCCGGGGCCGTAATCGCCGAGAACGGCGTCCCGACCGGCGCGCGTCCTGGCAAGTTGGTGAGAGGTCGTCAGCGTATTCCGGTACCCGCGCAATAA
- a CDS encoding PPE family protein codes for MTSPHFAWLPPEINSALLFAGPGAGPLIAAAEAWDGLAEELASSASSFFSVTSDLANGSWQGASSAAMLAVATQYVSWLSAAAAQAEAASSQAAAIATAFETALAATIQPALVAANRGLVQALASTNWFGLNTPAIMDTEAAYEAMWAADVAAMFGYHADASAAAAQLAPWQAVLQKLGISFNNGQLSLNMFGSQGNFNVGFGNSGTANVGSGNSGSNNIGWGNLGSNNIGFGNTGNNDFGIGLTGNNQFGFGGFNSGTGNIGLFNSGNNNIGFFNSGNGNFGIGNSGVSNTGFANAGSMNMGFFNNGAANTGMFQDNALGAAGSDPGTFSSGRYVTGGLSAAGASGLLGSTGAATGGINPGVAAPSLISSAAAHADFASAATSAPSLAGSVESGANSSLASAVTGTTATPPALRTTTTAGPQGFFTTAAAGDSGLRGAATRDSGIPSSGFFKGDRGVVDPTPGEGEPGLPGSPS; via the coding sequence GTGACGAGCCCGCATTTTGCGTGGTTGCCGCCTGAAATCAATTCGGCACTACTGTTCGCCGGTCCTGGCGCCGGGCCGCTTATTGCTGCGGCCGAGGCGTGGGACGGGCTTGCCGAAGAGCTGGCTTCGTCGGCGTCGTCGTTTTTTTCGGTGACGTCAGATCTGGCTAACGGGTCGTGGCAGGGCGCGTCGTCGGCGGCGATGCTGGCCGTCGCCACCCAGTACGTGAGCTGGCTCAGCGCCGCGGCGGCGCAGGCCGAGGCGGCGTCCAGCCAGGCCGCCGCGATTGCGACCGCGTTCGAGACGGCGCTGGCGGCCACCATTCAACCGGCCCTGGTGGCCGCCAACCGCGGACTGGTGCAGGCGCTGGCGTCGACGAACTGGTTCGGGCTCAACACCCCGGCCATCATGGACACCGAGGCCGCATACGAGGCCATGTGGGCGGCCGACGTGGCGGCGATGTTCGGTTATCACGCCGACGCGTCGGCGGCCGCCGCGCAATTGGCGCCTTGGCAGGCGGTGCTGCAGAAGCTCGGCATCAGCTTCAACAACGGGCAGCTCAGCCTCAACATGTTCGGTTCGCAGGGCAATTTCAACGTCGGATTCGGCAACAGCGGTACGGCGAATGTCGGCTCGGGGAACTCCGGCAGCAACAACATCGGTTGGGGCAACCTCGGCAGCAACAACATCGGGTTCGGCAATACCGGCAACAACGACTTCGGAATCGGCCTGACCGGTAACAATCAGTTCGGATTCGGCGGCTTCAACTCGGGTACCGGCAACATCGGATTGTTTAATTCTGGCAATAACAATATCGGCTTCTTCAATTCCGGCAACGGAAACTTCGGTATCGGTAATTCGGGTGTTTCAAATACCGGTTTCGCGAATGCCGGCAGCATGAATATGGGTTTCTTCAATAATGGCGCCGCCAATACCGGAATGTTCCAGGACAACGCCCTGGGAGCCGCCGGATCGGACCCCGGCACGTTCAGCTCCGGGCGCTACGTCACGGGCGGCCTGAGCGCGGCCGGCGCCTCGGGATTGCTCGGCTCGACGGGCGCGGCCACCGGCGGCATCAACCCGGGCGTCGCGGCCCCCAGCCTGATCAGCAGCGCGGCGGCCCACGCGGACTTCGCGTCCGCGGCCACGTCGGCGCCGTCGCTCGCCGGCAGCGTCGAATCCGGCGCGAACAGCAGCCTGGCCAGCGCGGTGACCGGGACGACCGCCACGCCGCCGGCGCTGCGGACGACCACAACGGCGGGCCCGCAGGGCTTCTTCACCACGGCCGCGGCCGGCGACTCGGGCCTGCGCGGCGCCGCCACCCGCGACTCGGGCATTCCCAGCTCCGGGTTCTTCAAGGGCGACCGCGGCGTCGTCGACCCCACCCCCGGCGAGGGCGAGCCGGGCCTGCCGGGCTCGCCGAGCTGA
- a CDS encoding carboxymuconolactone decarboxylase family protein, which yields MSRVAPLAPPWSEEDATAINSWGHPDRTYEPLLLVRCLQRHPALAMRLRKLGESLYVAALLPPRTRTIAILRICALLRCEYEWGGQAAFWGPIAGVSDDECDALVTGGASDPRWSASERTLIEAVDELERTGSWSEPTWAALGRFLDDEQRIELLTAVGWYRTICTLCNALALPVEGWMRRWPSGR from the coding sequence GTGAGCCGCGTCGCACCGCTCGCCCCGCCCTGGAGCGAGGAAGATGCCACGGCCATCAATAGCTGGGGCCATCCCGACCGCACGTACGAGCCGCTGCTGCTGGTGCGCTGCCTGCAACGCCATCCGGCGCTGGCCATGCGATTGCGCAAGCTCGGCGAATCCCTGTACGTCGCAGCGCTTTTGCCGCCCCGGACGCGGACCATCGCGATCCTGCGGATCTGCGCGCTGCTGCGGTGCGAGTACGAGTGGGGCGGGCAGGCGGCGTTCTGGGGCCCGATCGCGGGTGTCAGCGACGACGAGTGCGACGCGCTGGTCACCGGCGGGGCCTCCGACCCGCGGTGGAGCGCGAGCGAGCGGACCCTGATCGAGGCGGTGGACGAACTGGAGCGCACCGGCTCGTGGTCGGAGCCGACCTGGGCGGCCCTGGGGCGCTTCCTGGATGACGAGCAGCGGATCGAATTGCTGACCGCCGTGGGCTGGTACCGCACGATCTGCACGCTGTGCAACGCCCTGGCCCTGCCGGTCGAGGGCTGGATGCGGCGGTGGCCCTCAGGCCGGTGA
- a CDS encoding SDR family NAD(P)-dependent oxidoreductase, with the protein MALPTPSPVSTAVVTGASSGIGADIARELADRGHGVTLVARREDKLRELAEELARRGVKVEVIACDVADAAARAALLDEVARRGLTADILVNNAGIGTIGSVTKTDVDDEIAQVRVNVEAVIDLTTRAVQQMVPRGRGAILNVGSTAGFHPIPGQSGYSATKAFVNTYTEGVRSELAGTGVTVALLCPGPVRTEFLQNAGMDERDFASAFPKFMWMPSRDVARVGVDALEHDRGTVIAGLPSRVSTRVFQFMPRRLLLPLLKSQHPGLKRDRSPA; encoded by the coding sequence GTGGCCCTCCCAACTCCCTCACCCGTCAGCACCGCCGTCGTGACCGGCGCGTCGTCGGGAATCGGCGCCGACATCGCCCGCGAGCTGGCCGACCGCGGCCACGGCGTCACCCTCGTCGCCCGCCGCGAAGACAAGCTGCGCGAACTGGCCGAAGAACTCGCGCGGCGCGGCGTGAAAGTCGAGGTGATCGCCTGCGACGTCGCGGATGCGGCCGCCCGCGCCGCGCTCCTCGACGAGGTCGCCCGGCGCGGCCTGACAGCCGACATCCTGGTCAACAACGCCGGCATCGGGACCATCGGCTCGGTGACGAAGACCGACGTGGACGACGAGATCGCCCAGGTGCGGGTCAACGTCGAGGCCGTCATCGACCTGACCACCCGAGCGGTCCAGCAGATGGTGCCGCGCGGACGCGGCGCGATCCTCAACGTCGGATCCACCGCGGGCTTCCACCCAATCCCGGGCCAGTCCGGCTATTCCGCCACCAAGGCGTTCGTGAACACCTACACCGAAGGAGTGCGCTCCGAGCTCGCCGGCACCGGCGTCACCGTCGCGCTGCTGTGCCCGGGGCCGGTGCGCACCGAGTTCCTGCAGAACGCGGGCATGGACGAGCGGGACTTCGCCAGCGCGTTTCCGAAGTTCATGTGGATGCCGTCGCGGGACGTGGCGCGCGTGGGCGTCGACGCGCTCGAGCACGACCGCGGAACGGTGATCGCCGGGCTGCCGAGCCGGGTGAGCACCCGGGTTTTCCAGTTCATGCCGCGGCGGCTGCTCCTGCCGCTGCTCAAGAGCCAGCACCCGGGTCTCAAAAGGGACAGGTCACCGGCCTGA
- the groL gene encoding chaperonin GroEL (60 kDa chaperone family; promotes refolding of misfolded polypeptides especially under stressful conditions; forms two stacked rings of heptamers to form a barrel-shaped 14mer; ends can be capped by GroES; misfolded proteins enter the barrel where they are refolded when GroES binds), with protein sequence MAKTIAYDEEARRGLERGLNALADAVKVTLGPKGRNVVLEKKWGAPTITNDGVSIAKEIELEDPYEKIGAELVKEVAKKTDDVAGDGTTTATVLAQALVREGLRNVAAGANPLGLKRGIEKAVDKVTETLLKSAKEVETKEQIAATAAISAGDQSIGDLIAEAMDKVGNEGVITVEESNTFGLQLELTEGMRFDKGYISGYFVTDAERQEAVLEDPYILLVSSKVSTVKDLLPLLEKVIQAGKPLLIIAEDVEGEALSTLVVNKIRGTFKSVAVKAPGFGDRRKAMLQDMAILTGGQVISEEVGLSLESADVALLGKARKVVVTKDETTIVEGAGDSDAIAGRVAQIRSEIENSDSDYDREKLQERLAKLAGGVAVIKAGAATEVELKERKHRIEDAVRNAKAAVEEGIVAGGGVALLHAAPALDELKLSGDEATGVNIVRVALEAPLKQIAFNGGLEPGVVAEKVRNSPAGTGLNAATGEYEDLLKAGVADPVKVTRSALQNAASIAALFLTTEAVVADKPEKAAAPAGDPTGGMGGMDF encoded by the coding sequence ATGGCCAAGACAATTGCGTACGACGAGGAGGCCCGTCGCGGCCTCGAGCGGGGGCTCAACGCCCTCGCCGATGCGGTAAAGGTGACGTTGGGTCCCAAGGGCCGCAACGTCGTCCTGGAGAAGAAGTGGGGTGCCCCCACGATCACCAACGATGGTGTGTCCATCGCCAAGGAGATCGAGCTGGAGGACCCCTACGAGAAGATCGGCGCCGAGCTGGTCAAGGAAGTCGCCAAGAAGACCGACGACGTCGCCGGTGACGGCACCACGACGGCCACGGTGCTGGCCCAGGCGCTGGTGCGCGAGGGCCTGCGCAACGTCGCGGCCGGCGCCAACCCGCTGGGCCTCAAGCGCGGCATCGAGAAGGCGGTCGACAAGGTCACCGAGACCCTGCTCAAGTCGGCCAAGGAGGTCGAGACCAAGGAGCAGATCGCCGCTACCGCCGCGATTTCCGCGGGCGACCAGTCGATCGGCGACCTGATCGCCGAGGCGATGGACAAGGTCGGCAACGAGGGCGTCATCACCGTCGAGGAGTCCAACACCTTCGGCCTGCAGCTCGAGCTCACCGAGGGCATGCGGTTCGACAAGGGCTACATCTCGGGCTACTTCGTCACCGACGCCGAGCGTCAGGAAGCGGTCCTCGAGGACCCCTACATCCTGTTGGTCAGCTCCAAGGTGTCGACGGTCAAGGACCTGCTGCCGCTGCTGGAGAAGGTCATCCAGGCCGGCAAGCCGCTGCTGATCATCGCCGAGGACGTCGAGGGCGAGGCGCTGAGCACCCTCGTCGTCAACAAGATCCGGGGCACCTTCAAGTCGGTGGCGGTCAAGGCCCCCGGCTTCGGTGACCGCCGCAAGGCGATGCTGCAGGACATGGCGATCCTCACCGGTGGTCAGGTGATCAGCGAGGAGGTCGGCCTGTCGCTGGAGAGCGCCGACGTCGCGCTGCTCGGCAAGGCCCGCAAGGTCGTCGTCACCAAGGACGAGACCACCATCGTCGAGGGCGCCGGTGACTCCGACGCCATCGCCGGTCGCGTGGCCCAGATCCGCAGCGAGATCGAGAACAGCGACTCCGACTACGACCGCGAGAAGCTGCAGGAGCGCCTGGCCAAGCTGGCCGGCGGTGTTGCGGTGATCAAGGCGGGCGCGGCCACCGAGGTGGAGCTCAAGGAGCGCAAGCACCGCATCGAGGACGCGGTCCGCAACGCCAAGGCGGCCGTCGAGGAGGGCATCGTCGCCGGCGGCGGCGTGGCCCTGCTGCACGCGGCCCCGGCCCTGGACGAGCTGAAGCTCTCCGGTGACGAGGCGACCGGCGTCAACATCGTGCGGGTGGCGCTCGAGGCCCCGCTGAAGCAGATCGCCTTCAACGGTGGGCTGGAGCCCGGCGTCGTCGCCGAGAAGGTCCGCAACTCGCCCGCCGGTACCGGCCTGAACGCCGCCACCGGTGAGTACGAGGACCTGCTGAAGGCCGGCGTCGCCGACCCGGTCAAGGTGACCCGTTCGGCGCTGCAGAACGCGGCGTCCATCGCGGCGCTGTTCCTGACGACCGAGGCCGTCGTCGCCGACAAGCCGGAGAAGGCGGCCGCTCCCGCGGGCGACCCGACCGGTGGCATGGGTGGCATGGACTTCTGA
- a CDS encoding M24 family metallopeptidase encodes MTAAEDVRAERLLDAQEKAAQLFAEIERRTMIRAGVGEHELSGDIHDLAAQMFGVTRHWHRRIVRAGENTLRPFSDRPPDRVIADGDIVFLDLGPIFEEWEADFGRTFVLGDDPHKKALRDALPRVWQAGRDYFDGHPDVTGAELFEFVVGVAHAEGFEFGSSIAGHLVGEFPHRKIAGPGVEWYIMPGSGKPMRRTDPTGRLCHWILEIHLVDRARGFGGFHEQLLDLA; translated from the coding sequence TTGACTGCCGCCGAGGACGTCCGCGCCGAACGGCTTCTCGACGCCCAGGAGAAGGCGGCGCAACTGTTCGCGGAGATCGAGCGGCGCACCATGATCCGGGCCGGCGTCGGCGAGCACGAGCTGTCCGGCGACATCCACGACCTCGCCGCGCAGATGTTCGGCGTCACCCGGCACTGGCACCGGCGGATCGTGCGGGCCGGCGAGAACACGCTGCGGCCCTTCTCCGATCGGCCCCCGGACCGGGTGATCGCCGACGGCGACATCGTCTTCCTGGACCTCGGGCCGATCTTCGAGGAGTGGGAGGCCGACTTCGGGCGCACGTTCGTGCTCGGCGACGATCCACACAAGAAGGCCTTGCGCGACGCTCTGCCCCGCGTGTGGCAGGCGGGCAGGGACTACTTCGACGGCCACCCGGACGTCACCGGCGCCGAACTGTTCGAGTTCGTCGTCGGGGTCGCCCACGCCGAAGGGTTCGAGTTCGGCAGTTCCATCGCCGGCCATCTGGTCGGGGAGTTCCCGCACCGCAAGATCGCCGGTCCCGGTGTCGAGTGGTACATCATGCCCGGCTCGGGCAAGCCGATGCGGCGCACGGACCCGACCGGCCGCCTCTGTCACTGGATCTTGGAGATCCATCTGGTCGACCGGGCACGTGGCTTCGGCGGGTTCCACGAGCAGCTGCTCGACCTGGCCTGA
- a CDS encoding TetR/AcrR family transcriptional regulator: protein MAQPARPLRADAARNRMRVLQVAYETFAAEGLSVPVDEIARRAGVGAGTVYRHFPTKEALFHAVIADRLQHIVDDGYALLGSDRPGEALFTFLRSMVLQWGAADRGLVDALAGLGIDITNAAPEAEDAFLAVLDELLRAAQRAGTARPDVGVREVKSILVGCQAMESYNPELAERVTDVVIDGLRAKPG from the coding sequence ATGGCGCAACCCGCGCGGCCGCTGCGCGCCGACGCGGCGCGCAATCGAATGCGCGTCCTGCAAGTCGCCTACGAAACGTTTGCGGCCGAGGGCCTGTCGGTGCCGGTCGACGAGATCGCCCGCCGCGCCGGCGTCGGCGCCGGGACCGTCTACCGGCACTTCCCGACCAAGGAGGCGCTGTTTCACGCCGTCATCGCGGACCGGCTGCAGCACATCGTCGACGACGGCTACGCGCTGCTGGGCTCCGACCGGCCCGGCGAGGCGCTGTTCACTTTCCTGCGCTCCATGGTGTTGCAGTGGGGCGCGGCGGACCGCGGCCTGGTGGACGCGCTGGCGGGGCTCGGCATCGACATCACCAACGCCGCGCCCGAGGCCGAGGACGCTTTCCTTGCCGTGCTCGACGAGCTGTTGCGCGCCGCGCAGCGGGCGGGCACGGCACGCCCGGACGTCGGCGTGCGCGAAGTGAAGTCGATCCTGGTCGGCTGCCAGGCGATGGAGTCCTACAACCCCGAACTGGCCGAGCGGGTCACCGACGTCGTCATCGACGGTCTGCGCGCGAAGCCCGGCTAG